From a single Capsicum annuum cultivar UCD-10X-F1 chromosome 12, UCD10Xv1.1, whole genome shotgun sequence genomic region:
- the LOC107849542 gene encoding circumsporozoite protein — translation MALYSFSFTTFLTLVLIIVLFNSGHSRFLPPATIQGNPHGTNPEAPPLKQRRESHGTNPEAPPLKQRRESHSMNPETPPLKQRKESHGTNPEAPPLKQRKENHGTNPEAPPAKQRKESHGTNPEAPPLKQRKENHDTNPEAPPAKQRKKSRGTNPEAPPLRQDGHSRFLVPIEDHETPVNVEGNSYGTNPEAPPQKQRKERNGYGTNPEVPPLKQRKERSGYGSNPEAPPQKQRKERNGYGTNPEAPPLKQRKGENGYGTNLEAPPLKL, via the exons ATGGCCCTTTATTCATTCTCTTTCACAACATTTCTTACTTTAGTTTTAATAATTGTTCTTTTCAATAGTGGTCACTCTAGATTTTTACCCCCAGCCACTATACAGGGAAATCCCCATGGCACGAATCCCGAAGCACCACCGCTGAAACAAAGGAGAGAGAGCCATGGCACGAATCCTGAAGCACCACCGCTGAAACAAAGGAGAGAGAGCCATAGCATGAATCCCGAAACACCACCGCTAAAACAAAGGAAAGAGAGTCACGGCACGAATCCTGAAGCACCACCGCTAAAACAAAGGAAAGAGAACCATGGTACAAACCCTGAAGCACCACCAGcaaaacaaaggaaagaaagccaCGGTACGAATCCTGAAGCACCACCGctaaaacaaaggaaagaaaaccaCGACACGAATCCTGAAGCACCGCCAgcaaaacaaaggaaaaagagTCGTGGCACGAATCCTGAAGCACCGCCGCTAAGACAAGA tgGTCATTCTAGATTTTTAGTCCCCATTGAAGATCATGAAACCCCAGTCAATGTAGAGGGAAATAGTTACGGCACGAACCCTGAAGCACCACCACAGAAACAAAGGAAAGAGAGAAACGGCTACGGCACGAATCCTGAAGTACCGCCACTAAAACAAAGGAAAGAGAGAAGCGGTTACGGCTCGAACCCTGAAGCACCACCACAGAAACAAAGGAAAGAGAGAAACGGCTATGGCACGAACCCTGAAGCACCACCACTAAAACAAAGGAAAGGGGAAAACGGCTATGGCACGAACCTTGAAGCACCACCACTGAAACTATAG
- the LOC124889389 gene encoding secreted RxLR effector protein 161-like has protein sequence MYTQTCTRPDINFAVGMLGRYQSNPGMDHWKAAKKVLQYLQGTKDHMLTYRRSDHLDVIGYSNSDYAGCVDTRKSTFGYLFLLAGGAISWKSVKQSVIAASTMEAEFVACFEATVQANWLRNFISGLGLVDNIARPLKIYCNNTAAVFFFKNDKYSKGPKHMELKYFSVKEEVQKHKVSIEHINTKLMIADPLTKGLPPKIFVEYVERMGLIDSNE, from the coding sequence atgtataCCCAAACATGTACAAGACCAGACATCAATTTTGCTGTTGGAATGCTGGGTCGATATCAAAGTAATCCTGGAATGGATCACTGGAAGGCTGCAAAGAAAGTGTTGCAATACTTACAAGGAACGAAAGATCATatgctcacttatagaagatCTGATCATCTAGATGTGATTGGATATTCAAATTCAGATTATGCTGGTTGTGTGGATACAAGAAAATCCACATTTGGTTATTTGTTTCTATTAGCTGGAGGAGCAATATCATGGAAGAGTGTGAAGCAGTCTGTTATAGCTGCATCCACTATGGAAGCTGAGTTTGTGGCATGCTTTGAAGCCACAGTCCAGGCTAATTGGCTGCGGAATTTTATTTCAGGACTTGGACTAGTCGACAATATAGCCAGGCCGCTGAAAATTTATTGTAATAATACTGCCGCAGTTTTCTTCTTTAAGAACGATAAGTATTCGAAAGGTCCTaagcatatggaattgaaatacttttcggTTAAAGAAGAAGTCCAGAAACATAAAGTGTCGATTGAACATATTAACACTAAGCTTATGATTGCTGATCCTTTGACGAAAGGATTACCgcccaaaatatttgttgaatatgTTGAAAGGATGGGTCTTATTGATAGCAATGAATGA
- the LOC107849543 gene encoding circumsporozoite protein-like: MALCSFSFTKFLALILIIALFKSGHSRYLIPIEDYEPPRANHCLSIGQFYVCPPHRGESHGTNPEAPSLKQRKESHDTNPEAPPLKQRKESHDTNPEAPPLKQRKESHGTKESLGTNPEALPAKQRGESRGTNPEAPPRKQRKESGGTNPEAPPLKQRGESHGTNPEVPLLKQRKESRGTNFEAPPLKQRKESHDTNPEAPPAKQRGESRGTNPEAPSLKQRKESRDTNLEAPPLKQRGERRGTNPEATPLKQRKESHGTNPEAPPLRRVN; encoded by the coding sequence ATGGCCCTTTGTTCATTCTCTTTCACAAAATTTCTTGCTTTGATTTTGATAATTGCTCTTTTCAAAAGTGGCCACTCTAGATATTTAATCCCCATTGAAGACTATGAACCCCCAAGAGCTAATCATTGTCTTAGTATTGGTCAATTTTATGTTTGTCCACCTCATAGAGGAGAGAGTCATGGCACGAATCCCGAAGCGCCATCGCTAAAACAAAGGAAAGAGAGTCACGACACGAATCCTGAAGCACCGCCGCTAAAACAAAGGAAAGAGAGCCACGACACGAATCCTGAAGCACCACCGCTAAAACAAAGGAAAGAGAGCCATGGCACGAAAGAGAGCCTTGGCACGAATCCTGAAGCACTGCCAGCAAAACAAAGGGGAGAGAGTCGTGGCACGAATCCTGAAGCACCACCACGAAAACAAAGGAAAGAGAGTGGTGGCACGAATCCTGAAGCACCGCCACTAAAACAAAGGGGAGAGAGTCATGGCACGAATCCTGAAGTACCACTactaaaacaaagaaaagagaGTCGTGGCACGAATTTTGAAGCACCGCCactaaaacaaagaaaagagaGTCATGACACGAATCCTGAAGCACCGCCAGCAAAACAAAGGGGAGAGAGTCGTGGCACGAATCCTGAAGCACCGTCGCTAAAACAAAGGAAAGAGAGTCGTGACACGAATCTTGAAGCACCCCCGCTAAAACAAAGGGGAGAGAGACGTGGCACGAATCCTGAAGCAACGCCGctaaaacaaagaaaagagaGCCATGGTACGAATCCTGAAGCACCACCACTAAGACGAGTAAATTAa
- the LOC107851402 gene encoding uncharacterized protein LOC107851402 (The sequence of the model RefSeq protein was modified relative to this genomic sequence to represent the inferred CDS: added 35 bases not found in genome assembly), protein MEEGETGILLHSSNKEFLSSGYSIHENSEEIKKIKSALTWIFLDQSNLWRAGLSWTLFFLLTIVVPLVSHFVFSCSSCDVMHQRPFDVLVQVSLSLFATLSFVSLSRFARKYGIKKFLFLDKLYEDSEKVQQGYTLQLHRSMKILSSFVLPSVIAESIYKIWWFSSGGKQIPYLYNGVLSNIFVCILLICSWLYRISISFLVCVLFRLICCLQILRLEEFAQVFEKESDVSSIMLEHLRIRRTLRVISHRFRVFILSTLILVTISQFLALLLTTEPSSTVNMFTAGELALSSITLVTGLFMCLRSAAKITHKAQAVTSLAAKWHACATISSFDDMNDDTPTAQTENPHAVYPINSSWDSDEEGDGDDVLDNTNMVPIHASTVSYQKRQALVSYFEHNKAGITVYGFMLDRTWLHTIFAIQLSLTLWILNKTIGIS, encoded by the exons TAGTAACAAAGAATTCCTTTCTTCAGGCTATTCAATACATGAAAATTCTGAAGAAATCAAGAAGATTAAATCAGCTTTAACATGGATTTTTCTTGATCAATCAAATTTATGGAGAGCTGGTCTTTCTTggactctttttttcttacttaCAATTGTTGTTCCATTAGTATCACACTTTGTGTTTTCTTGTTCAAGTTGTGATGTTATGCATCAAAGGCCTTTTGATGTTCTTGTTCAAGTTTCTTTGTCACTTTTTGCAACTTTGTCATTTGTTAGTCTTTCTAGATTTGCAAGAAAATATGGGATTAAGAAGTTTTTGTTTCTTGATAAGTTGTATGAAGATAGTGAGAAGGTTCAACAAGGATATACTCTACAACTACAT AGGTCGATGAAGATCCTGTCATCTTTCGTTCTCCCTTCTGTTATCGCTGAGAGTATTTACAAGATATGGTGGTTTTCCTCCGGGGGAAAACAAATTCCTTATCTGTACAATGGCGTTCTGAGCAATATCTTCGTATGCATACTGTTAATATGCTCCTGGCTCTACCGGATATCAATTTCCTTCCTTGTATGTGTTCTATTCCGGTTAATATGCTGCTTGCAGATCCTTAGACTCGAAGAGTTTGCTCAAGTTTTCGAGAAAGAATCTGATGTCTCATCGATCATGTTAGAGCATCTCCGTATCAGAAGAACTCTTCGTGTCATTAGCCATCGGTTCAGAGTTTTCATTTTGTCTACGCTTATACTAGTTACCATAAGCCAGTTTCTTGCCTTGCTTCTTACGACTGAGCCTAGCTCGACTGTCAACATGTTTACGGCTGGTGAACTCGCG TTGAGCTCGATTACTTTGGTAACCGGACTTTTCATGTGCTTACGTAGTGCAGCAAAGATCACACACAAAGCGCAAGCCGTGACATCTCTTGCTGCTAAATGGCATGCTTGTGCAACAATCAGCAGCTTCGATGACATGAATGATGACACTCCAACGGCTCAGACTGAAAATCCTCACGCTGTATACCCGATCAATTCCAGTTGGGACAGCGATGAAGAAGGAGACGGAGATGATGTATTGGACAACACGAATATGGTACCAATACATGCTAGTACTGTATCTTACCAAAAGCGACAAGCACTAG TTTCATACTTCGAGCACAACAAGGCTGGAATCACGGTATACGGCTTCATGTTAGATCGTACATGGCTTCATACAATCTTCGCGATTCAGCTCTCTCTTACACTCTGGATACTCAATAAGACAATTGGTATCTCGTAA